A region of Necator americanus strain Aroian chromosome I, whole genome shotgun sequence DNA encodes the following proteins:
- a CDS encoding hypothetical protein (NECATOR_CHRI.G2043.T2) gives MEIAFLQTETPINAYQTFDWSSICPVSHVGRYYCPQIRTYRLMTVLRRVTRWVTSRVVLLMLIKQAIAVNSTTESTTVITTRELAADHVLEQSVQLKHVEASGSDDVITGDITSLAVLSHMEPLKTNIRKRAADYYNGVVGAQFYAPFNISSPRFPPGAVIGLSRPLQRGNSPPHVEFVAQW, from the exons ATGGAAATTGCCTTCTTACAGACGGAAACACCCATTAATGCTTATCAAACATTCGACTGGTCCTCGAT TTGTCCAGTTTCTCACGTGGGTCGTTATTACTGTCCTCAAATCAG AACCTACCGACTCATGACAGTACTTCGCCGAGTCACTCGATGGGTGACATCACGCGTCGTACTCCTTATgctcatcaagcaagcgataGCTGTTAACTCGACTACCGAATCGACTACCGTAATCACTACCAGAGAACTAGCTGCTGACCACGTCTTAGAGCAATCTGTACAACTCAAACATGTGGAAGCGTCCGGCAGCGATGACGTCATCACAGGTGACATCACGTCGTTGGCCGTCCTTTCGCATATGGAACCACTAAAGACTAACATAAGGAAGAGAGCTGCTGATTAC TATAATGGTGTCGTTGGAGCGCAGTTCTATGCACCGTTCAATATTAGTAGCCCAAGATTTCCACCGGGTGCTGTGATCGGTTTAAGTCGTCCTCTTCAACGTGGAAATAGTCCACCTCATGTGGAATTTGTAGCGCAGTGGTAG
- a CDS encoding hypothetical protein (NECATOR_CHRI.G2043.T1): protein MTVLRRVTRWVTSRVVLLMLIKQAIAVNSTTESTTVITTRELAADHVLEQSVQLKHVEASGSDDVITGDITSLAVLSHMEPLKTNIRKRAADYYNGVVGAQFYAPFNISSPRFPPGAVIGLSRPLQRGNSPPHVEFVAQW from the exons ATGACAGTACTTCGCCGAGTCACTCGATGGGTGACATCACGCGTCGTACTCCTTATgctcatcaagcaagcgataGCTGTTAACTCGACTACCGAATCGACTACCGTAATCACTACCAGAGAACTAGCTGCTGACCACGTCTTAGAGCAATCTGTACAACTCAAACATGTGGAAGCGTCCGGCAGCGATGACGTCATCACAGGTGACATCACGTCGTTGGCCGTCCTTTCGCATATGGAACCACTAAAGACTAACATAAGGAAGAGAGCTGCTGATTAC TATAATGGTGTCGTTGGAGCGCAGTTCTATGCACCGTTCAATATTAGTAGCCCAAGATTTCCACCGGGTGCTGTGATCGGTTTAAGTCGTCCTCTTCAACGTGGAAATAGTCCACCTCATGTGGAATTTGTAGCGCAGTGGTAG